Genomic segment of Salvia hispanica cultivar TCC Black 2014 chromosome 2, UniMelb_Shisp_WGS_1.0, whole genome shotgun sequence:
attttctaataaaatatttttatttttaaagttatatagaaattttttttataatcacTTTGATgtttatcaataattaaaaaaatcaataaataaaataaaatgaaatgaaattattgttaatttaatGAACAAATCTATCTTTTCCTCTCACATTTTAGGACACAAAGTAATTTTAATAGTGGGCCCATTTAGCCCATTcgatcaaaaaaattattgattaaaataagaattaaatgtgtcttcttcttcttgaaaatATACGTAATACGTCTGAACTCTCTGCCAGTCTGCCCCCTCCGtcttcatctctctcatcTTCTACCCACTTATATTCCCTATCTCCCCTTTTATTTATGGCAAAGGCCAAAGGATTGTGGTTGAGATCCGCCGCTTGGGATCAAGGCGGAGCTCCGTGGGGTCGAAGATCGAGTTGCGCGGGATCTCGGAGGTCAAAGAATGGAGTTTCCGGCAGCACTCGTCGGACCACGGTGGGGTCGGTCGACCCCAATCGATCCCACCTGGGTCCGTCATTGATCTTGGATATCTGACAAAAAGTTaacaatttcataaattaaaaacatggGATGTATTTTTTGGAGATGTATACAAAACTTCCCCACGTCtcattaaaatccaaaaaatttccttttcagatagtcccattaaatatgaaacgtttttctttttagattattctattaaaaatgaaagcttacctaaattgaaaaacaacatttatctactttttcttcttttttgctttattttctcttcaataacttataaaacaatgctatataaaatctcaaactAAAATGTTTCGGTTTTAATGGGAATATGGAACAACTGTCTTTCTCAACAAAACCATAATTAGAACAAGTCTTTCAGGTTCAAGGCCCAACATAAGAATAGTTGTTTAAAGCCCACATCAAAGACGGTAATAAATACTGATCgaattaagtactccctccatttcgccatagttgaggcgaaacttttcagcacggaattttagaaaagaatattagatgtgttaaataaatacataaaaaagtaagagaaaggaaaatgttagaaaataaagtataaggTGAATAAAgcagagagaataaagtaagagagaataaaataagaaagagaaaaagaaaattactacatatagaaatgactcaactgtgaagaaactttctgaaatgaaaaaatgattcaactatgaaaaaacaaaaggagtactattaaaggacaaataagataaaattatactgttcagattatatttttgatgttttaatatttaaaagctTAAACTGAAAAACCAAGCTTAGCCTGAAAATCAATAGGCGTAGAAGAGTACCAGTAAAATAGGATtgcaaaaatatcaaatttactACAACCGAATTTTAACCATTTCCTACCAAAACTGACCAAAGATCACAAGGACCAAATTTAAGCAAACCAAGTACACTCTAACATAACAAGTTTGATAGGTGTTAAAAAGCCTACTGAAACTAGGATACAACAAAATTAGATATTCCATCAAGCTCCAGCCTTCTGTTTCTTTGGTAGGCGATAAGCTCCAACCACACAAGCATGATCTCGTTCAAATGGTTCAAGAGTAACTTGTTCAGCAGGTTTGAATTGTTCCGCCTGTAATTTCTTTACTTCTTGGGCAAAGACGGCCTCAGCCGGGACGGTCGAATCTATGCAGTTAGCCTGGAAAATGTAAATGATGAACACTGGGAATAATGGGGGGCTTAAGTGATCTAAAAGGAATCAATTATACGAACCTTGATAGATATGACAAAATGGCCTCCAGCTTTTAGGAAATAGGATGCATTTAGAGCCAAAATTCTAGCCTGTAATGTATGAAGGTAGCTCAAATGACCTCAAGTTGTAAGACATGCTGTGCAAGAAAAAAAGTGTCCATGTGTGCAGTGATGTCCGAAATTTCTAACTATATACACTCTGAAGGCCAAATACATGCATTCCCTTTGAAGGGGCAATAAATATCCATGGAGCACTCCCGCACGGAAGCAATCAGACCCTATTGACATAAACACAATTTCTATGCAGAGTGCTTGCAACTTACAAATTACTAGAAAGTGCTTACAACTCGGAAACAAGATATCCAGTAGTGGAAAAATACATGTTTGGACTTGTTCCAACCAAgccaaaaactaaaaacagaaaaataatttttaaaaaatcacatgGAAGAAAAAAGACAAAAGTGCATCAGAATCTCGGTTTTACATCATCCAAGAGGTCTTGAAGGGGAATCCGAGTAAATCATCATTTGCTCACATCAATTTATGTGATATAACAATAATGAAAACAACTGAAACCAAAAAGTAGGGCgctaagatttaaaaaaaaaagtgaactTTAGAAACAAGTAAACTTATACATATGGTATGAATCTGAAGTAGgaatatagaaaaaaagggTTAATACAATAGGTGGTTAAACACGAGACAAATGCAATACATAATGGgaaatgaataagaaaaaagaaagcaaaCCTGGTCAGGCTGAGCAACATCAGAGAAAATAACATCAACCATGCCAACAAGCATTCTATACTTAGCCGGATGCCTTGCATCCTCAATGATGGGGATAACATTGGTTCGTTTCTTAGCCATGTTAACTAAATCTCTACCACTTCTGTGAGAAAACTCAACAGCATAAACCACACCCTCCTACCATAACAAACATAACAAACTTTAAAActccaaacaaaataaaagaaatataactGTTCACATCTGTTAAAGAGTAAGCTACTCACAGGGCCAACAAGGTCAGAAACATGAGAAACAGTTGTTCCGGAAGCAGCACCAAGGTAAAGAACACGTGCACCAGGTTTCTATATCCAATCAAAAACATGTGGAATATACAATAAGaacactacaaaaattgacaaaagCAAGTGAAAATAGCATTAAATACACTCACAATCCAAATGTTGTCGACTCCACCGAGAATTGCAGCAGCCAACTTGGAACGGAAGGGATTCCATACTCTGTATTCAACCTTGGTTCCATCTTCGTTCTGGTAAAAATACGacatacataaaaattaaacaaaaattaacaaatggATCCGATTGGATTGTTAAAATAGCATTTCAATCAAATCAACGGGATACCTGAACGGAAACCCTCTTCTCGTTGTATACGGCTTCACCAGGCACCAAATTTTTGGTGCAGAGAGCATCTTCTTTCCCCTTAGCAATAAAAACACCGTCGTGTCTGTGTGGCTCAACCACAACCTTGCTTCCTCCTTTCATTCCCGCTCCTCCTCTTCCACCTCTGCCGCCTCGTCCACCTCTACCTCCGGCGCCTCTGCCGCCGCCCCTGCCACCACCTCGCTTCATTCCGCTACTTCTACCGCCGAAGTCGCCACCGCCTCTACCTCCGCTTCTCCCAAATCCACCTCGTCCACCGCTTCTGCCGCCGCCATCTCCACGGCCGCCCCTAAAGCCTCCGCGTCCTGCGAAAAGATcaaattgatttcaaattatttgattattcaacAAGTTCTGTAAATGCATACGAAAAAATGTGGGATAATAGAAACAAACCTCCTCGGGTGGGTGTTGTTGCAACCATGGCTGCTAGAAATAATACTAGTGTGAAAGCAACGGGATTAGGGTTTATCGGAGCAGGCGGGGAATGGGGATATGCCGAATGTTTATTCCATTTATAAAGATGAGGGAAAATGTGAttctagggtttagggttttcgGGAGTTTGTATATATTTCCACAGCCATCCCCTAGTTTAGCTATTTTGTAGTATGGCCCCAACAGTTCTTATTCGGGTACCATTACAAATTAGGAGTAATACttgtattaatataatatagagaatatttaaataaattaatatctttaatattccacatattttattgtataatatataaaaatgggtcacgtttattttaaagtatacgATTACTTTGTCTTTGCGTGAACTGGTTATGCAATATATAAATGATACTCCTATTGTTCatccaattaaatatagaaacaaTTAATACACAAGTCAAAAAACCTGAtagagtattaaaatatagtcTTATTAATGAATCAAGTATTTGAGTAATACTcgatagagttgtgatcaatgtcgaacccttcttaaagaccgaactagagatcaaattagggcccttcatttttttaatcttgtgGCTAGGAtgaatttacaattaaattaatattttattcaattaaaacttGTTGAGGGGTATTTTAGGAAATCAATTATTAACAATCATAATGTTATTCTCTTTGTCTCAATTCTCACACAATTCTCGCAATTCACGATCACGAccttcttcaatcttcttcaaTTTGCCGTCAACAATCTTCGTCGATCTTCTTCAATTCAcgttcaattcaatttcaaaatattcacgtTCAATTCACGATCTGCCTTCAATTCACGATGATTCAAATCTGAATATAAAGCTTGAGAAATTTGCACAATGAAGCCTGGCGTGAAGAACTCCGATTATTTTGTGCGTGGGTAATTCCGATTTCTTTCGAAGCTTAGATCTGAATTTCCATGGAGAATTCAACATCCCAGAGCATGGAGCATGGATGATGTGAATGATCTACAAGATACAGATTCAGATTCAAAgctagaagaagaagaagacaacTTATTTGAAGGTTCACGTCttttatgatttgttttattggaTACATgatgtgtttttaatttttgatgcAGTTTTTTAACCAATATGATGAAAAACCTCTTGTTGAACCTTGttgatgaatattttttttaattttttcatgtcTGCACTATACACAGAtcaataatgaagtaacaattcatttgaatgaagtaatcaGCATGTCGAATGAAGTAACAAGAACTTAACTATGTTGTATGCATAAGTTTGCGTATAGCTGTATACCTAGCAAAATAAAGTAGCAACATATtcgaatgaagtaataacatgtcGAATGAATTTAATACCGGTTAATAAGAAATGCTAATCTGAAGTGTATTGTATGCATAAGTGCGTGATGAATTATACTTTTATGAACTAATCTTCTCAATCGCTGCCAAACACAGACACAACAAATATGTGCCCAAGCAGAAATCCGTCGTGGTTGAATCTCCCAGAGGTCCTCTCCTTCACCAAGAAATTGATCACACCGTCGGAGCTGCCAAAGTTGAGGAAGCACGATGCGTTCTACAGCAACGCGCTCAGGACCAGCACGTTCACCGACAACGATTGGAACTAAAGAGTCATCCTCATCGTGTGTGAGCTTTGGTCGTACACGCGCCGCCATAGCTTCATGGAGACGTCGGAGATATATTTCATCGAAGAGAGTTGTCGAAGCCTGGTCGAAAATGTGGCAAATGTGGCGAGATTGGTCAGCATGATTCAAGGAATTGTGACAAGATACAGGAgttaaagaagaagaaaaagaggaaacaacAATGTTGAGGCTTGTTGTTCTGTTCTGTAACAGTAGTTCTGTTCCGTCGTTTATTACTTCAGTGGGATATgttttgttcttcattttttaagttcTGTACTTCAGACCGGTAGtttcttatttcatttacactttgaatttgaattggtTTAAACTTTTTGCAATCTTAAAGAGTATAGactgaattatttttataatggcTTATGTTATTCTTTATTATTAtgctgaaaatattttttagttttatagtttAGCTTATTATGAAAATAGATCATTAGCTTATTAATTGATACGAGGTTATTATAtcattaaatagaatatttagGTCATTTATATGTGCAAATAACATAGCAGTTAAATTTAAACCATAAACCCATACAACGCAGTAAATAGATACTTCATAATAAAAGTCTgatacttcattattataGATTTCCacttcattatataatttattacttcattctacaAATTACATACCCAATGAACTATATCTATTATCCAATGCGacatttaaatctaatatagAACAACATTAATAAGCGaagtactttattttgaattgctCAAAACAGATCTATGTATATTTCAAAACTTAATCTGCTAAAATCTTCATTTGTATGTGCAAATAACACTTCAGTTACCATAAACTCATACAACGCAGTAAATAGATACTTCATAATAAAAGTCTgatacttcattattataGATTTCcacttcattattataatttattacttcattctacaAATTAACTACCCAATGAACTATATCTATTATCCAATGCGacatttaaatctaatattgaacaACATTAATAAGCGaagtactttattttgaattgctCAAAACAGATCTATGTATATTTCAAAACTTAATCTGCTaaaatcttcattttttctttaaatatgctgcaatcattttctcaacatctaTTATATGGCATTTGCTTTCCTCCTCGTAGTATGCTGCTGTAACTTGTTTGTTGTTGAAGCTTGTATGGCTGTTATTTGCTAACATCTGCCATTTGTATACTAAGATCCTGGAAGTAAAATTACATaacaaaatacttcattaaataagatAGTTAATTCATAATGAACTAGATCTTCTACATAATGaaccaaattataaatataatgaagtaaaaagtaTTCAGTGTTTGACATTGTAAACATGGATCAAACAAGTAAAGGGATCATGTCACATGGTTGTATGTTGTGTGTAGTAGGGTGATAAAGatttttaatcatgtaatttAGATTTATACATTGGTTCCATAATCCTTTGGCTCATTATCTATATGCGATCTCACATTTGATCCATGTTGAACAAcacatagtgtattaaaatccTGATAttgatttagaaaatgattcatTACAAGGACAAGCTATTTCATTGTTTGAGATGTATACTTCTGAAAATTCTGATTTTACCTTCTCCATTATATTAGCGTTTGAGTTTTCCATAAGGCCTGTGTCAACACTGAAGTTTGATGGCGATGTAACATTTGACATTTGTACATTAAGACCCTGtcagtagtattatataaaaaatagttcattcagtaagatagttacttcatcatactgaaatattacttcaaataGAGTTAATAAAAGGCAaggtaaaaaatagttcatttaGTACGATAGTTACTTCATCATgctgaaatattacttcaaacagagtTAATAAAAGACAAGGTAAAAGATAGTTCATTCAGTACGATAGTTACTTCattatactaaaatattacttcaaacaaagttaataaatagtgcattcAGTACGATAATTACTTCATCatactgaaatattacttcaaacagagttaataaaagccaaggtaaaaaatagttcattcagtaCGATAGTTACTTCATCATACTGAAATATTACGAGTTAATAAAAGGCAaggtaaaaaatagttcattcagtacgatagttacttcatcatactgaaatattacttcaaacatAGTTAATAAAAGGGAAGGTAAAAGATAGTTCATCAGTACGataattacttcattatactgaaatattacttcaaacagagtTAATAAAAGACAAGGTAATATTTTACCTTATTCAAATCATCCACTGGCATGAATTGTACAGGCTCGAAGATCATTATATGCAATATAACatgaattcataaatttgTGTGATAAGCTGAACATGAATCTATAACTACGTGTGACAACCTGATCTCTGCTTGtgatgtagtagtagtagtaaactTTACAGAtcaatgtaattaaattttacagATCAATGTATGTAACTTTACTGTAGTAGCCAACAATATACCAGCAAGTGTTTGTGTCATTGCATAGATATTCTAAGCATTATTATCATCAGCCCTTAACCTCTATAGCAAGTTTCATACAAGAGCATTATAAAATCGAGTAAACTAAAGCAGCATCTGACGAGACGAAGACCAAACAAAAtgattgtttttatattaGGGCTTTAACttctttttatcaaattactacttcataacaaatattttttatacctTCTTCCTCAGGAATTTTTCTTCCAGTAGCTATCTTCTTGCGGTGATATTTTAGTCCTAGATCTGTTTTGATTAAATCGGAAACAAATTCAAGAACTAGATGAAGTAAATTAAGATTAAACATCTGGAAAGCTTAAAAGTGTATTACCTTCACCAGAAGTTCTGGTGGAACGCAATTGGCGTCCACTATCGCCCGAGGACTTCCTTGTGTCAACCATTTCGATTTTTCTAGAGAAACAACTTTGAATCGTCTATTTGGAGTAGAAGATGAATGTTGATTTAGAGAAATAAATCAACGTagatttggagagagaaatcATCGtcaatttagagagagaaatcagCGCGATTTGGAGGAGAAATTCGtcgatttggagaagaaatagagagagaattgaaaaCGAACACTGCGTGAGTTGAATGAGAACCGTGTGAATTGAATCAGttgattcaaaaaatttacCCTACATGTATTTTGACCAAAATACCCTTGGAttgaagtaaattaattacttaatgaaggagtgaaattattaaagtatgggctaatctcatccattaaaaactaaatctaagggtcctaatttggtctctagttcgatCTTTAAGAGTGAATTTGTGGATAATAGGACTCATACTCGATATCCAATCGAGTTACCCAATActagaattattttaaatttcattatctgatgactaaaaatttaacattcaactatttttatatcgattttgaccggattaagggttttaaaaattagatgaGATTGCTTTCCTTTTATCCGGTTTTTAGTCTAGCAAATAATCAACATGAATCACGTCTTTGTCTTCTTCTTGAGGAAGATATCAAAAACTCATCAATCCGGATAAGCACCTAGAATGAACATGAGGGTATATGTATATAGATGAGCACAATCTGCAGATAATTGGAACAAAAAGGAGAAAAGACAGTTTATGGGGAGAATTGAGAGAGAGGATTTGGGCGGTTGCTTTTGTGGAACAAaaaggagaagagagagagagaatgaggaGCACAATCTGGacagaaaaattgagagaggaATAGTCTAATGGCGGACGGTTGCCGGAAATGTCTAATGGCGGCGGATATGTGCCGCCGCCTTCCGAATTCGGGGTATAACAGTGCAATTTGCAAATCCAAATCGAAGAGCTCACCCGATATTCCTTCAGGTAGttcaatttttaatcaattgcTATGAATTGAGAAAAGAAGTAGTGCGGACATTTGGGGATTTGTTTGGTTGATGCAGTGGAGCATACGTTTTTGGATGTAATTGATGGGTCAAATTCGAAGAAAGAAGTGAGGGTGATAATCGAGTTGAATTTCACAGGGCAATGTGAGATGGCGCGAGCAAATGAGGAGTACAACAAAATGGTGAAGAAGCTGCGGGAGATATTCGTGGGGAAGATGGAGAAGCTGATGGCGGTGTTGAAGATCGTGTGGGGCATCgatt
This window contains:
- the LOC125208023 gene encoding rRNA 2'-O-methyltransferase fibrillarin 2-like; the encoded protein is MVATTPTRGGRGGFRGGRGDGGGRSGGRGGFGRSGGRGGGDFGGRSSGMKRGGGRGGGRGAGGRGGRGGRGGRGGAGMKGGSKVVVEPHRHDGVFIAKGKEDALCTKNLVPGEAVYNEKRVSVQNEDGTKVEYRVWNPFRSKLAAAILGGVDNIWIKPGARVLYLGAASGTTVSHVSDLVGPEGVVYAVEFSHRSGRDLVNMAKKRTNVIPIIEDARHPAKYRMLVGMVDVIFSDVAQPDQARILALNASYFLKAGGHFVISIKANCIDSTVPAEAVFAQEVKKLQAEQFKPAEQVTLEPFERDHACVVGAYRLPKKQKAGA